The proteins below are encoded in one region of Pseudomonas entomophila L48:
- a CDS encoding sigma-54 interaction domain-containing protein: MLAASHPAIFALVSYLEHDVLPSIVLDTDYNILAANAAYRRQFGTEEHAPIGEKCHRVSHHYAVPCDQAGEHCPLRKSLDSKVPERVLHIHHTPRGPEHVDVELRPILDDEGRVVAFVERLTSVTLASAQPQQQGLVGRAPAFKAAVASLQRAAPAQIPVLLQGESGTGKELFARALHLGSPRANGPLVVVDCTGLTESLFESELFGYEKGAFTGATQRKIGLAEAAHGGTLFLDEIGEVPLAMQVKLLRLIESGSFRPVGSTRTVHSDFRLVSATHKPLKEMATEGTFREDLYYRISGFPIRLPSLRERVEDLPLLCESLLQRMAGKQSPKVTAEALEQLNLHTFPGNIRELRNILERARLFTDDGLIRPEHLPEDMYPAAKPACSRGRGRNEMADLAHALETFNGSRSELADHLGMSERTLYRRLKALGIS; the protein is encoded by the coding sequence ATGCTAGCCGCTTCCCATCCTGCGATCTTCGCGCTGGTGTCCTACCTCGAACACGATGTGCTGCCCAGCATCGTGCTGGATACTGACTACAACATCCTGGCAGCCAACGCGGCGTACCGTCGCCAGTTTGGCACCGAGGAGCACGCGCCCATCGGCGAAAAGTGCCATCGAGTCTCGCACCACTATGCCGTCCCTTGCGACCAGGCCGGGGAACATTGTCCGCTGCGCAAGTCACTGGACAGCAAGGTGCCCGAGCGCGTTCTCCACATCCATCACACCCCACGCGGGCCTGAACATGTGGATGTGGAACTGCGCCCGATCCTCGATGACGAGGGTAGGGTAGTAGCCTTCGTCGAGCGCCTGACCAGCGTCACCCTGGCATCGGCTCAACCTCAACAGCAAGGGCTGGTTGGCCGAGCACCCGCGTTCAAGGCCGCCGTGGCCAGTTTGCAGCGCGCGGCGCCTGCACAGATTCCGGTATTGCTTCAGGGTGAGTCCGGCACTGGCAAGGAACTGTTCGCCCGTGCCTTGCACCTGGGTAGCCCACGCGCCAATGGCCCCCTGGTGGTGGTGGACTGCACCGGGTTGACCGAGTCGTTGTTCGAGAGTGAATTGTTCGGCTATGAGAAGGGCGCCTTCACCGGCGCGACTCAACGCAAGATCGGCCTGGCCGAAGCCGCTCACGGTGGCACCCTGTTCCTCGATGAGATCGGTGAGGTACCGCTGGCCATGCAGGTAAAGCTGCTGCGCCTGATCGAGTCCGGCAGCTTCCGCCCGGTCGGCAGCACACGCACGGTCCACTCAGATTTTCGCCTGGTCTCGGCCACGCACAAACCACTGAAAGAGATGGCCACTGAAGGGACGTTCCGCGAAGACCTCTATTACCGCATCAGTGGATTCCCGATCCGCTTGCCATCACTGCGCGAACGGGTCGAAGACTTGCCACTGCTCTGTGAAAGTCTGCTGCAACGAATGGCCGGCAAGCAATCGCCAAAAGTTACGGCTGAGGCGCTCGAGCAGCTGAACCTGCACACCTTCCCAGGCAACATCCGTGAACTCAGGAATATTCTGGAACGCGCCCGGCTGTTCACGGATGACGGTCTGATCCGCCCTGAGCATCTTCCAGAAGATATGTACCCGGCCGCAAAGCCGGCATGTTCACGAGGGCGGGGCAGGAATGAAATGGCCGACCTGGCCCATGCCTTGGAAACCTTCAATGGCTCCCGTAGCGAGTTGGCCGATCATCTGGGGATGAGCGAACGCACGTTGTACCGTCGGCTGAAGGCGCTGGGCATTTCATAG
- a CDS encoding MBL fold metallo-hydrolase, with amino-acid sequence MIIGNNLHVEAFFDKATWTISYLVMDGETRQCALIDSVLDYDPKSGRTCTHSADQMIARVEALGAKVQWLLDTHVHADHLSAAAYLKQKLGGSIAIGAQITQVQKVFGTLFNAEPGFARDGSQFDVLFVDEEGFRIGNLHARALHTPGHTPACMSYMVEDAGEIAVFVGDTLFTPDYGTARCDFPGASARTLYQSIRRLLAFPDQTRLFMCHDYLPGGRELRYVTTVAEQRADNIHIHEGVSEESFVEMREARDKTLDMPVLILPSVQINMRSGQFPEPEANGVSYLKIPLNKL; translated from the coding sequence ATGATCATCGGCAACAACCTTCACGTTGAAGCGTTCTTCGACAAAGCGACCTGGACCATCAGCTACCTGGTCATGGATGGCGAGACCCGCCAATGCGCGCTGATCGACAGCGTGCTGGACTACGATCCAAAGTCCGGACGTACCTGCACCCATTCGGCGGACCAGATGATTGCCCGCGTCGAGGCGCTGGGTGCCAAGGTGCAATGGCTGCTCGATACCCATGTGCACGCCGACCATCTGTCTGCGGCGGCCTATCTCAAGCAGAAGCTTGGCGGCAGCATCGCCATTGGTGCGCAGATCACCCAGGTGCAGAAAGTCTTCGGGACTTTGTTCAATGCCGAGCCTGGCTTTGCCCGGGACGGCAGCCAGTTTGATGTCCTGTTCGTGGATGAAGAGGGTTTCCGCATCGGCAACCTGCATGCGCGCGCACTGCACACCCCTGGTCATACACCGGCTTGCATGAGCTACATGGTCGAGGACGCAGGCGAGATCGCCGTGTTCGTCGGCGACACCTTGTTCACGCCCGACTATGGCACCGCCCGTTGCGACTTCCCAGGCGCCAGCGCGAGAACCCTGTACCAGTCGATCCGTCGGCTGCTTGCCTTCCCTGACCAGACCCGCCTGTTCATGTGCCATGACTACCTTCCCGGTGGCCGTGAACTGCGCTACGTCACCACCGTGGCCGAGCAACGCGCCGACAACATTCATATCCATGAAGGTGTCAGTGAAGAGAGCTTCGTCGAGATGCGCGAAGCCCGCGACAAGACCCTCGACATGCCGGTGCTGATCCTGCCCTCGGTGCAGATCAACATGCGCAGCGGGCAGTTCCCCGAACCCGAAGCGAACGGTGTGAGCTACCTGAAGATCCCGCTGAACAAGCTGTAA
- a CDS encoding NAD(P)/FAD-dependent oxidoreductase: protein MPALLSPADTSRADHHKVVIVGAGAAGIATASSLIARDPSLDIALIDPAEVHYYQPGWTMVGAGVFKAPSTAHTMAATLPRGVRWIKARVEGFDPQGQLVMLDDGRAVSYEQLVVCPGLKLDWNAIEGLSETLGRNGVTSNYRYDLAPYTWQLVQKLKHGRALFTQPPMPIKCAGAPQKALYLSCDYWLRNGHLGNVRASFFNAGAVLFGVVDYVPALMSYIDKYAVDLNYQHRLVAVDGPNKRATFMRTLPDGSTETRVEAFDMLHVVPPQVAPDFIRQSPLADAGGWVDVDPHTLRHRQFGNVHALGDVANTTNAKTAAAARKQAPVVANNVLVALGRLSTLAQYDGYGSCPLTVERGKIVLAEFTYGGKVAPSFPRWLLDGRKPTRLAWLLKARILPPLYWKAMLKGREWLARPKPLVAEAQQ, encoded by the coding sequence ATGCCTGCCTTGCTGTCCCCTGCCGATACCTCCCGTGCCGACCACCATAAGGTGGTGATCGTCGGCGCTGGTGCCGCCGGCATCGCCACCGCCTCCAGCCTGATCGCCCGTGATCCGTCGCTGGATATCGCCTTGATCGACCCCGCCGAAGTCCACTACTACCAGCCCGGCTGGACCATGGTCGGCGCGGGTGTGTTCAAGGCACCAAGCACCGCCCACACCATGGCCGCGACCCTGCCCCGTGGCGTGCGCTGGATCAAGGCGCGGGTCGAAGGTTTCGACCCCCAGGGGCAACTGGTGATGCTTGATGATGGCCGTGCCGTCAGCTATGAACAGCTGGTGGTCTGCCCAGGGCTCAAGCTTGATTGGAATGCCATCGAAGGCTTGAGCGAAACGCTGGGGCGTAACGGCGTCACCTCCAATTATCGCTACGACCTGGCGCCCTACACGTGGCAACTGGTGCAGAAGCTGAAGCACGGACGCGCCCTCTTCACCCAACCACCGATGCCGATCAAGTGCGCGGGAGCACCACAGAAAGCGCTGTACCTGTCCTGCGACTACTGGTTACGCAATGGCCACCTTGGCAATGTCAGGGCCAGCTTCTTCAATGCCGGTGCTGTGCTGTTCGGGGTCGTGGACTATGTCCCGGCCCTGATGAGCTACATCGACAAGTACGCGGTCGACCTCAATTACCAGCATCGCCTGGTGGCTGTGGACGGCCCGAACAAGCGCGCCACCTTCATGCGCACTCTTCCCGATGGCAGCACCGAGACCCGCGTCGAAGCGTTCGACATGCTGCATGTGGTACCGCCGCAAGTGGCGCCGGACTTCATCCGCCAGAGCCCACTGGCCGACGCCGGCGGCTGGGTGGACGTCGACCCGCACACCCTGCGCCATCGCCAGTTCGGCAATGTCCATGCCCTGGGTGACGTGGCCAACACCACCAACGCCAAGACTGCGGCCGCCGCACGCAAGCAGGCGCCGGTGGTGGCCAACAATGTGCTGGTGGCGCTCGGTCGCTTGTCGACCCTGGCGCAGTACGACGGCTACGGCTCATGCCCATTGACGGTGGAGCGCGGCAAGATCGTCCTCGCTGAGTTCACCTACGGGGGCAAGGTGGCGCCGAGCTTCCCGCGCTGGCTGCTCGACGGACGCAAGCCGACCCGCCTCGCCTGGCTGCTCAAGGCGCGGATCCTGCCACCGCTGTACTGGAAGGCGATGCTCAAGGGGCGTGAATGGCTGGCACGGCCGAAACCGCTGGTAGCCGAGGCGCAACAGTGA
- a CDS encoding sulfite exporter TauE/SafE family protein, with translation MIEHQLLGAGLGAIIGAVLALTGAGGGILAVPLLVFGLGLSMVEAAPIGLLAVGLAAAVGGVLGLRQGLVRYRAALFIAVIGIACAPFGLMLAHRLPNAPLALVFAGVLVYACLRIWRKATRELRGESPCDDRQIMPCVLNPLQGRLRWTLPCARALAFTGMLSGLLSGLLGVGGGFVIIPALNRYTNLNMKSIVATSLAVIALVSTGSVVSASVAGVMHWRVGAPFAVGAVLGLLLARPLAGKLAGPRLQQLFAVVGCGAAVLLAGKALLG, from the coding sequence GTGATCGAGCATCAATTGCTGGGGGCTGGGCTCGGCGCGATCATTGGGGCGGTACTGGCCCTGACCGGTGCTGGCGGTGGCATCCTCGCGGTGCCGTTGCTGGTCTTCGGGCTTGGGCTGAGCATGGTCGAGGCGGCGCCGATCGGTCTGCTGGCCGTGGGGTTGGCGGCGGCGGTCGGTGGTGTGTTGGGTTTGCGCCAGGGCCTGGTGCGCTACCGGGCGGCCTTGTTCATTGCCGTGATCGGTATCGCTTGCGCACCGTTCGGCCTGATGCTCGCGCACCGTTTGCCCAACGCACCGCTGGCGCTGGTGTTCGCCGGGGTGCTGGTCTATGCCTGCCTGCGCATCTGGCGTAAAGCTACCCGCGAGTTGCGCGGTGAATCGCCCTGCGATGATCGGCAGATCATGCCCTGCGTGCTCAATCCGCTGCAGGGGCGGCTGCGCTGGACCCTGCCCTGCGCCCGGGCTTTGGCGTTCACCGGTATGTTGTCGGGGCTGCTGTCCGGCCTGTTGGGTGTCGGTGGCGGCTTCGTGATCATCCCGGCGTTGAACCGCTACACCAACCTGAACATGAAGAGCATCGTTGCCACCTCGCTGGCGGTGATCGCCCTGGTGTCCACCGGCAGTGTGGTCAGCGCCAGCGTGGCGGGCGTGATGCACTGGCGGGTCGGGGCACCGTTTGCCGTGGGGGCGGTACTGGGCTTGCTGCTGGCGAGGCCACTGGCGGGCAAGCTGGCCGGCCCGCGCCTGCAACAGCTGTTCGCCGTGGTGGGGTGTGGCGCCGCGGTGCTGCTGGCCGGCAAGGCGCTACTCGGCTAG
- a CDS encoding LysR family transcriptional regulator, which yields MFDWNDLRFFLELQRSGRLLTAAKRLNTTHSTVARHIESIEKHLGTALFVQHAQGYELTPSGQALLKHAEAMENVALLAQEEITQAITPLGKIRLGVTEGIGIMFFTPRMNALFQRYPGLEVELVAVPRFVSILNREAEISIHLERPNADLLITRKLTDYRLALYASQDYLDRAPPLQSREDLARHSWIGYVDDLLFSQELLFLNSFCRTPNVVFRSTSVIAQQHAAQAGLGIAVLPNYMARHDPKLVRVLPSETIQRSYWICTRRELHKSVRLRVVWDYLLALCAAEQDELLAE from the coding sequence ATGTTCGACTGGAACGATCTGCGGTTTTTCCTCGAGTTGCAGCGCAGCGGCCGTCTGCTCACCGCCGCCAAGCGCCTCAACACCACCCACAGCACCGTGGCCCGGCATATCGAGAGCATCGAAAAGCACCTGGGCACCGCGCTGTTCGTCCAGCATGCCCAGGGCTACGAACTCACCCCCTCCGGCCAGGCCCTGCTCAAGCACGCCGAAGCGATGGAAAACGTTGCCCTGCTGGCGCAGGAAGAAATCACCCAGGCCATCACGCCGCTGGGCAAGATTCGCCTGGGGGTGACCGAGGGTATCGGCATCATGTTCTTCACCCCGCGCATGAACGCCTTGTTCCAGCGCTACCCGGGGCTCGAAGTGGAATTGGTGGCCGTGCCGCGCTTCGTCAGCATCCTCAACCGCGAAGCCGAGATCAGCATCCACCTGGAACGCCCCAACGCCGACCTGCTGATCACCCGCAAGCTCACCGACTACCGCCTGGCACTCTACGCCAGCCAAGACTACCTGGACCGCGCACCACCGCTGCAAAGCCGCGAGGACCTGGCCCGGCACAGCTGGATTGGTTACGTCGACGACCTGCTGTTCAGCCAAGAGCTGCTGTTCCTCAACAGCTTCTGCCGAACACCCAACGTGGTGTTCCGCAGCACCAGCGTGATCGCCCAGCAGCACGCCGCCCAGGCCGGGCTGGGTATCGCCGTGCTGCCCAACTACATGGCCCGCCACGACCCGAAGCTGGTGCGCGTGCTGCCCAGCGAGACCATCCAGCGCAGCTATTGGATCTGCACCCGCCGCGAACTGCACAAGTCGGTACGCCTGCGGGTGGTGTGGGACTATCTGCTGGCGCTGTGCGCCGCCGAGCAGGACGAATTGCTAGCCGAGTAG
- a CDS encoding GMC family oxidoreductase: MPSADSVYDYVVVGAGPAGCLLANRLSADPSCRVLLLEAGGRDNYPWIHIPVGYLYCIGNPRTDWCFKTESQPGLNGRSLGYPRGKVLGGCSSINGMIYMRGQAADYDRWAEQGNDGWAWKDVLPLFKASENHFAGASDSHGAEGEWRVEQQRYSWPILDAFRDAAEQSGIAKVADFNTGDNAGCGYFQVNQRSGVRWNSAKAFLRPVLKRPNLTVLTGVQVDQVLLDNTRARAVKALWQGAWHEFAARREIILCAGSVGSPGILQRSGIGPRKLLEDLGIGVRHDMPGVGGNLQDHLQLRLIYQINNTRTLNQMANSLWGKLGMGLRYAYDRSGPLAMAPSQLGAFARSGPEQATANLQYHVQPLSLDRFGEPLHRFPAFTASVCNLRPASRGRIDIRSADMNTAPLIDPNYLSAPEDLRVAADAIRLTRKIVQAPALAAFAPREYLPGPALQNEEDLHQAAGQIGTTIFHPVGTCRMGSGPLDVVDNQLRVHGIPGLRVADASIMPQIVSGNTCSPTLMIAEKAAQLILKGANTQTNLSDASAIPTP, encoded by the coding sequence ATGCCATCAGCCGATTCTGTCTACGACTACGTGGTCGTGGGTGCCGGGCCCGCCGGGTGCCTGCTGGCCAATCGTTTGTCCGCTGACCCTTCGTGTCGCGTATTGCTGCTCGAGGCGGGTGGTCGTGACAACTATCCCTGGATACACATCCCTGTCGGTTACCTCTACTGCATTGGCAATCCACGCACCGACTGGTGCTTCAAGACCGAGTCCCAACCTGGCCTTAACGGGCGCAGCCTTGGTTATCCACGGGGCAAGGTGCTGGGGGGCTGTTCATCGATCAACGGCATGATCTACATGCGTGGACAGGCCGCCGACTACGACCGCTGGGCCGAGCAAGGCAACGACGGCTGGGCGTGGAAAGATGTGCTGCCGTTGTTCAAGGCCAGCGAGAACCACTTCGCCGGCGCCAGTGACAGCCACGGCGCCGAGGGGGAATGGCGGGTCGAACAGCAGCGCTACAGCTGGCCGATTCTTGATGCCTTCCGCGATGCCGCCGAGCAGAGTGGCATCGCCAAGGTGGCCGACTTCAACACAGGCGACAACGCAGGCTGTGGATACTTTCAGGTGAACCAGCGCAGCGGTGTGCGCTGGAACTCAGCCAAGGCGTTTCTCAGGCCTGTCCTCAAGCGGCCGAACCTCACCGTCTTGACCGGTGTGCAGGTCGACCAGGTGCTGCTCGACAACACGCGCGCCCGAGCGGTGAAGGCCTTGTGGCAAGGCGCTTGGCATGAGTTCGCCGCCCGTCGCGAGATCATCCTTTGTGCGGGCTCCGTCGGCTCGCCCGGCATTCTCCAGCGCTCCGGCATCGGCCCGCGCAAACTGCTGGAGGATCTGGGTATCGGTGTGCGCCACGACATGCCGGGTGTCGGCGGCAACCTGCAGGACCATTTGCAATTGCGCCTGATCTACCAGATCAACAACACCCGAACCCTCAACCAGATGGCCAACAGCCTGTGGGGCAAGCTGGGGATGGGCCTTCGTTATGCCTATGACCGCAGCGGCCCATTGGCCATGGCGCCCAGCCAGTTGGGTGCCTTCGCGCGATCAGGCCCTGAGCAGGCAACGGCCAACCTGCAATATCACGTGCAGCCGTTGTCGCTGGACCGCTTCGGTGAACCGCTGCATCGGTTCCCGGCCTTCACCGCCTCGGTATGCAACCTGCGCCCGGCCAGCCGCGGGCGAATCGATATCCGATCGGCGGACATGAATACCGCGCCGCTGATCGATCCCAACTACCTTAGCGCCCCTGAGGACCTGCGCGTCGCCGCCGACGCCATCCGCCTCACCCGGAAGATTGTCCAGGCCCCTGCCCTCGCCGCTTTCGCACCTCGCGAATACCTGCCCGGCCCTGCCCTGCAGAACGAGGAGGACTTGCACCAGGCCGCCGGCCAGATCGGCACCACCATCTTCCACCCGGTCGGCACCTGCCGCATGGGCAGCGGGCCGCTGGACGTTGTGGATAACCAGCTGCGCGTTCACGGCATCCCTGGCCTGCGCGTGGCCGACGCCTCGATCATGCCGCAGATCGTCTCCGGCAATACCTGTTCACCCACGTTGATGATTGCCGAAAAGGCGGCACAACTGATCCTCAAGGGGGCCAATACCCAGACCAACCTCAGCGACGCCAGCGCGATACCGACGCCCTGA
- a CDS encoding MFS transporter, protein MSDYIQEQGAAASSPSRREERKIIFASSLGTVFEWYDFFLYGALAAVISKQFFAGVNDTTAFIFALMAFAAGFLVRPFGALVFGRLGDMIGRKYTFLVTIVLMGLSTFAVGLLPTYASIGIAAPIILVVLRMLQGLALGGEYGGAATYVAEHAPHGKRGFHTGFIQSTATLGLLLSLTVVLASRYISGDQFETWGWRLPFLLSIVLLAISTWIRMSMHESPAFVKMKAQGKVSKSPIRESFTSWPNLKVVLTALFSINAGQAVTFYTAQFYVLFFMTQMLKMDPAQANTLLIISVVIGAPFFVFFGWLSDRVGRKPILMLGLLLATVLYFPLFKALSHYANPQIDAASRQAPIVVTADPKGCTFQFDPVGKARFDSPCDKVKTFLVKQGLPYSSVNVGGSEVIVSIGDKTINGFDETAMRSAIDAAGYPAKADPANVNQVMVVVLIVAMILIATMTYGPLAAVMVELFPTRIRYTSMSLPYHIGNGWFGGFLPTVSFALVVYTGDIFYGLWYPVLITGVSLVVGIFCLKETRDVDIDKV, encoded by the coding sequence ATGTCGGATTACATCCAGGAACAGGGGGCGGCGGCGAGCAGCCCCAGCCGCCGTGAAGAGCGCAAGATCATTTTCGCGTCATCCCTCGGGACGGTGTTCGAGTGGTATGACTTTTTTCTCTATGGCGCGCTGGCCGCAGTCATCAGCAAGCAGTTCTTTGCCGGCGTCAACGACACCACTGCCTTCATCTTTGCCTTGATGGCCTTCGCGGCCGGTTTCCTGGTGCGCCCGTTCGGGGCGCTGGTGTTCGGCCGGCTGGGTGACATGATTGGACGCAAATACACCTTCCTGGTGACCATTGTGCTGATGGGCCTGTCCACCTTCGCGGTGGGCCTGCTACCGACCTATGCCAGCATCGGCATCGCTGCCCCGATCATTCTGGTTGTGCTGCGCATGCTCCAGGGCCTGGCGCTGGGCGGTGAGTACGGTGGTGCGGCTACCTATGTCGCCGAGCACGCGCCCCATGGCAAGCGTGGTTTCCACACCGGCTTCATCCAGTCCACCGCCACGCTGGGCCTGCTGTTGTCGCTGACCGTGGTCCTGGCCAGCCGCTATATCAGCGGTGACCAGTTTGAAACCTGGGGCTGGCGCCTGCCGTTCCTGCTGTCGATCGTACTGCTGGCGATCTCCACCTGGATCCGCATGAGCATGCATGAGTCGCCGGCCTTCGTGAAAATGAAGGCCCAGGGCAAGGTGAGCAAATCGCCGATTCGTGAGTCGTTCACCTCCTGGCCCAACCTCAAGGTGGTGCTCACCGCGCTGTTCAGTATCAACGCCGGGCAGGCGGTGACCTTCTACACCGCACAGTTCTACGTGCTGTTCTTCATGACCCAGATGCTCAAGATGGACCCCGCCCAGGCCAACACGCTGCTGATCATCAGCGTGGTGATCGGCGCGCCGTTCTTCGTATTCTTCGGCTGGCTGTCGGACCGTGTTGGGCGCAAGCCGATCCTGATGCTTGGCCTGTTGCTGGCGACGGTGCTGTACTTCCCGTTGTTCAAGGCCCTGAGCCACTACGCCAACCCGCAGATCGATGCCGCCAGCCGCCAGGCACCGATTGTCGTCACCGCCGACCCCAAAGGCTGCACCTTCCAGTTCGACCCGGTGGGCAAGGCGCGCTTCGACAGCCCGTGCGACAAGGTCAAGACGTTCCTGGTCAAACAGGGCCTGCCCTATAGCTCGGTGAATGTCGGCGGCAGCGAGGTGATCGTCAGCATCGGTGACAAGACCATCAATGGCTTCGACGAGACGGCCATGCGCAGTGCCATCGATGCGGCGGGTTATCCGGCCAAGGCAGACCCGGCGAACGTGAACCAGGTAATGGTGGTGGTGCTGATCGTCGCCATGATCCTGATCGCCACCATGACCTACGGGCCTCTGGCGGCGGTGATGGTCGAGCTGTTCCCCACGCGTATTCGCTATACCTCGATGTCCCTGCCCTATCACATCGGTAACGGTTGGTTCGGGGGCTTCCTGCCAACGGTGTCGTTCGCGTTGGTGGTGTATACCGGGGATATCTTCTATGGGTTGTGGTATCCGGTGCTAATCACCGGGGTGAGCCTGGTGGTGGGGATCTTCTGTTTGAAAGAGACCCGGGATGTGGATATCGACAAGGTGTGA
- a CDS encoding lysophospholipid acyltransferase family protein, with translation MSILQAIRIFLFYLLLGTSSLLWCSLSFFVAPFLPFPKRYKFINVYWCRCALFLVKTILGIDYKITGAEHVPDVPCVILSNHQSTWETFFLSAYFSPLSQVLKRELLYVPFFGWAMAMLRPIAIDRKNPKEALRQVASQGDELLKQGTWVLIFPEGTRVPHGQMGKFSRGGTALAVNAGLPVLPIAHNAGKFWPREGWGKRPGTIEVVIGAPMYPEGTGPRAIAELNDRAQAWNEAAQRAMGSLPPVAENPEQQHA, from the coding sequence ATGTCGATCCTGCAGGCGATCAGAATCTTTCTTTTTTACCTGCTGTTGGGCACCAGTTCGCTGCTGTGGTGCTCGCTGAGCTTCTTCGTCGCGCCTTTCCTGCCGTTCCCCAAGCGCTACAAGTTCATCAACGTGTACTGGTGCCGCTGCGCGCTGTTCCTGGTGAAGACGATCCTCGGGATCGACTACAAGATCACCGGCGCCGAACATGTGCCTGATGTGCCGTGCGTGATCCTGTCGAACCACCAGAGCACCTGGGAGACGTTCTTCCTTTCGGCGTACTTCTCGCCGCTGAGCCAGGTACTCAAGCGCGAGCTGCTGTACGTGCCGTTCTTCGGCTGGGCCATGGCCATGCTGCGACCGATCGCCATCGACCGGAAGAACCCGAAAGAGGCCTTGCGCCAGGTTGCCAGCCAGGGTGACGAGTTGCTCAAACAGGGCACCTGGGTGCTGATCTTCCCCGAAGGCACCCGCGTGCCCCACGGCCAGATGGGCAAGTTCTCCCGCGGTGGCACCGCGCTCGCAGTGAATGCCGGCCTGCCGGTGCTGCCGATCGCCCACAACGCCGGCAAGTTCTGGCCCCGTGAAGGCTGGGGCAAGCGCCCGGGCACCATCGAGGTGGTAATTGGCGCGCCGATGTACCCGGAAGGGACGGGGCCACGGGCCATTGCCGAGCTCAACGACCGCGCCCAGGCGTGGAACGAGGCAGCCCAGCGGGCCATGGGTTCGCTGCCGCCGGTGGCGGAAAATCCGGAACAGCAGCACGCCTGA
- the gmhB gene encoding D-glycero-beta-D-manno-heptose 1,7-bisphosphate 7-phosphatase translates to MKLLILDRDGVINHDSDAYIKSLEEWVPIPGSIEAIAQLSKAGWTVAVATNQSGIARGYYPLETLEAMHARLRALVAELGGEVGLIVHCPHGPDEGCDCRKPKPGMLRAIAEHYQVPLAGVWFVGDSKGDLEAALAVDAQPVLVKTGKGERTLEKGVPETTLIFDDLAAIARELI, encoded by the coding sequence TTGAAACTGCTGATTCTTGATCGAGACGGAGTGATCAACCACGACTCCGACGCCTACATCAAGTCGCTGGAGGAGTGGGTTCCCATTCCCGGCTCGATCGAGGCCATCGCGCAGTTGAGCAAGGCGGGCTGGACGGTGGCTGTTGCCACCAACCAGTCCGGCATTGCCCGTGGCTACTACCCGCTGGAAACCCTCGAGGCCATGCATGCGCGCCTGCGCGCGCTGGTGGCCGAGCTGGGCGGCGAGGTTGGCTTGATCGTGCATTGCCCGCACGGCCCGGATGAAGGCTGCGATTGCCGCAAGCCCAAGCCCGGCATGCTGCGGGCAATCGCCGAGCACTACCAGGTACCGCTGGCCGGCGTATGGTTCGTCGGCGACAGCAAAGGTGACCTGGAGGCGGCCCTGGCCGTCGATGCACAACCCGTGTTGGTAAAAACCGGCAAGGGCGAAAGGACCCTGGAAAAAGGCGTCCCGGAAACTACACTGATTTTCGACGATCTGGCAGCCATCGCCAGAGAACTTATTTAA